Proteins co-encoded in one Ensifer sp. PDNC004 genomic window:
- a CDS encoding SDR family NAD(P)-dependent oxidoreductase yields the protein MSEYSMKSLKAGYSAVIIGASGGIGGAISAALKSDPNCFAAVPLSRSSHGFDITDEASMQRAAGALELGAYDLVICATGALTIDGVGPERSIRQISQTAMLAQFTLNAVGPALVLKHFAPLLARKGRTIFAFLSARVGSITDNALGGWISYRSSKAALNQIVRTGAIEIGRINPQSVVVSIHPGSVKTTLSDPFASGHERMEPADAAQGILGVLDGLQPSQTGRFFAYDGSAIPW from the coding sequence ATGTCCGAATACTCGATGAAATCGCTGAAAGCGGGATACTCCGCCGTTATAATTGGAGCGAGTGGCGGGATTGGCGGCGCCATCAGTGCGGCCTTGAAATCCGATCCGAACTGTTTTGCAGCAGTTCCTCTTTCTCGTAGTTCCCACGGGTTTGACATAACCGACGAGGCAAGCATGCAGAGGGCTGCCGGCGCACTTGAACTCGGTGCATACGATTTGGTCATCTGCGCGACAGGCGCGCTTACCATCGATGGAGTCGGCCCGGAAAGATCCATTCGGCAAATCTCGCAGACAGCGATGTTGGCGCAGTTCACCTTGAATGCTGTGGGACCGGCTCTCGTCCTCAAGCATTTCGCCCCGCTTCTTGCTCGCAAGGGTAGGACGATCTTTGCATTCCTGTCGGCCCGTGTGGGATCCATCACCGATAATGCACTCGGTGGATGGATTTCTTACCGTTCCTCAAAAGCTGCGCTCAACCAGATTGTTCGCACCGGCGCAATTGAAATCGGCAGGATCAATCCTCAATCGGTTGTCGTTTCGATACATCCAGGAAGCGTTAAGACCACCCTTTCAGACCCTTTTGCATCGGGACACGAACGAATGGAGCCCGCTGACGCCGCGCAAGGAATACTAGGCGTGCTTGATGGGCTCCAACCGTCGCAAACAGGCCGGTTTTTCGCGTATGACGGGAGTGCCATCCCTTGGTAA
- the selB gene encoding selenocysteine-specific translation elongation factor, which yields MIVGTAGHIDHGKTALVKALTGTDADRLAEEKARGITIDLGFAYADLGDGTVTGFVDVPGHERLIHTMVAGAGGIDFALLVVAADDGVMQQTREHLAILDLLGITRGIVALTKADLAGPERRGEVAAEIQAALAGTGLSKAPILAVSALTGEGIEVLRAGLAAAEAETAARSDAGLLRFAVDRSFTLSGAGTVVTGMVLGGRATLDDTVIVSPSGLTARIRGIHAQSRKAAEGAAGQRCALNLAGERVTKDAIRRGDVVLAPALHAPTDRIDAEVRVLGSEAKPIGTWFPVRLHSHATEVGARIVPLAGPLDPGMEGLVQLVLDRPIAATIGDRFILRDTSASRTIGGGRFLDLRPPARKRGTPERLAFLAASGNEDPAEALSALSDLAPIALAAFLRDRGLGEEALSGLLFAAGAKTIGDHALSAAAIDDLRASLTDTLAAFHAENPELAGIGRERLRLLLKPRLPTTSFLAFLRDEAAAGRIVLDGAFLRLPGHAVRLSPADEDLWQRIHPHLVDDNRFRPPRVRDFTSLLNADERDIRRVLKLAQRLGQTHEIAHDHFFARAVVEEMAAIVLEVAAQADDGWFTAPAFRDRVHNGRKVAIEILDFYDRLGLTLRRGDLRRINPHRRDLFAH from the coding sequence ATGATCGTCGGAACGGCAGGGCATATCGACCACGGCAAGACGGCGCTGGTGAAGGCTCTGACCGGCACGGATGCAGATCGCCTTGCCGAGGAAAAGGCCCGCGGCATCACCATCGACCTCGGTTTTGCCTATGCCGACCTCGGCGACGGCACGGTCACCGGCTTCGTCGATGTTCCCGGCCACGAGCGGCTGATCCACACGATGGTTGCCGGCGCCGGCGGCATCGACTTCGCGCTGCTGGTGGTCGCAGCCGACGACGGCGTCATGCAGCAGACCCGTGAGCATCTCGCCATCCTCGACCTGCTGGGTATCACCAGAGGCATCGTCGCGCTCACCAAGGCCGATCTCGCCGGACCGGAGCGGCGCGGGGAAGTGGCTGCGGAGATCCAGGCCGCACTTGCCGGCACAGGTCTCTCAAAGGCGCCGATCCTTGCCGTCTCCGCCCTCACCGGCGAAGGCATCGAGGTCCTGCGCGCAGGGCTCGCCGCCGCCGAAGCGGAGACCGCCGCGCGCAGCGATGCCGGCCTGCTGCGCTTTGCCGTCGACCGCAGTTTCACGCTGTCAGGCGCCGGCACCGTGGTGACCGGCATGGTGCTCGGCGGTCGTGCGACGCTCGACGATACGGTCATCGTCAGCCCGTCCGGCCTGACCGCCCGCATACGCGGCATCCATGCGCAGAGCCGCAAGGCCGCGGAGGGGGCCGCCGGCCAACGCTGCGCGCTGAACCTTGCCGGCGAACGGGTGACGAAGGACGCGATCCGGCGTGGCGACGTCGTCCTCGCCCCGGCGCTACACGCCCCGACGGACCGGATCGACGCGGAGGTCCGCGTGCTTGGCTCGGAGGCCAAGCCGATCGGCACCTGGTTTCCCGTACGCCTGCACAGCCACGCGACAGAAGTCGGCGCGCGGATCGTGCCTCTTGCCGGTCCTCTCGATCCCGGGATGGAGGGCCTAGTGCAACTGGTCCTCGACCGCCCGATCGCCGCGACCATCGGCGACCGCTTCATCCTGCGCGACACCTCGGCCAGCCGGACGATCGGCGGCGGCCGCTTTCTCGATCTGCGCCCGCCGGCGCGAAAGCGCGGCACGCCGGAGCGCCTGGCCTTCCTTGCCGCCTCCGGCAACGAGGACCCGGCGGAAGCTCTTTCGGCCCTATCCGATCTGGCGCCGATCGCGCTTGCGGCTTTCCTTCGCGACCGTGGCCTGGGTGAGGAGGCGCTGTCAGGACTTCTGTTTGCCGCCGGGGCAAAAACCATCGGCGACCATGCGCTCTCGGCCGCAGCGATTGACGACCTGCGGGCGAGCCTGACCGACACACTCGCAGCCTTCCATGCAGAAAACCCCGAGCTTGCCGGCATCGGCCGCGAGCGGTTGCGGCTCCTGCTCAAACCACGCCTGCCGACGACAAGCTTCCTCGCGTTCCTCAGGGATGAAGCGGCTGCCGGTCGCATCGTGCTCGACGGCGCCTTCCTGCGGCTGCCGGGCCACGCGGTCCGGCTGTCGCCGGCCGACGAAGACCTGTGGCAGCGGATCCATCCGCATCTGGTCGACGACAATCGCTTCCGGCCGCCGCGCGTGCGCGACTTCACATCCCTTCTCAATGCGGACGAGCGCGACATAAGGCGCGTGTTGAAACTCGCCCAGCGGCTCGGGCAGACCCACGAGATCGCGCACGACCATTTCTTCGCCCGCGCCGTCGTGGAGGAGATGGCAGCCATCGTACTCGAGGTAGCAGCGCAGGCGGATGACGGCTGGTTCACCGCCCCCGCCTTCCGCGACCGGGTGCACAACGGCCGCAAGGTCGCCATTGAGATCCTCGATTTCTACGACCGGCTGGGCCTGACCTTGCGCAGGGGAGACTTGCGTCGCATAAATCCCCATCGCCGCGACCTGTTTGCACACTGA
- a CDS encoding cryptochrome/photolyase family protein produces MPHVPAGKIRNLVLILGDQLSRSVSSMENFDPAQDIVMMCEVMEEASYVSHHKLKIAFIFSAMRHFAGELRELGFDVHYTKLDDPENSGSFTEELARQVAMVMPRRVVVCEASEWRVLEAMKQWETLLGLPVDVRPDARFLCSKTEFQGWAQGRKTLTMEYFYRDMRRRTGLLMNGNEPEGGRWNFDAENRRPAQPDLFQPKHRRFSPDTITREVVELVERNFPENMGSASDFGFAVTRTQAEEAADDFILQFLPNFGETQDAMLRDRPFLNHALLSFYINVGLLDPLEICRAAERAYMEGHAPLNSVEGFIRQIIGWREYIRGIYWLKMPGYENSNAFNARRSLPDFFWSGDTDMACVSSVITQTINHAYAHHIQRLMVVGNFSMLAGLDPHAVHLWYLSVYADAFEWVELPNVIGMSQFADGGFMASKPYAASGAYISRMSDYCEGCRYNVGKKTGTDACPFNALYWDFLDRNAETLSNNHRLGQAYSSWNRMSGDKQEPYRQSARSFLADLDAGKRV; encoded by the coding sequence ATGCCGCATGTTCCTGCAGGAAAGATTCGAAATCTGGTGCTCATACTCGGCGATCAACTCTCCAGATCCGTTTCGAGTATGGAGAATTTTGATCCCGCACAGGACATCGTGATGATGTGCGAGGTAATGGAAGAAGCCAGCTACGTTAGTCATCACAAGTTGAAAATTGCCTTCATCTTTTCTGCGATGCGGCATTTTGCAGGCGAACTGCGTGAACTTGGATTTGATGTTCATTACACAAAGCTCGACGATCCCGAAAACAGTGGTTCATTCACCGAGGAGCTCGCGCGGCAAGTCGCTATGGTCATGCCCCGGCGAGTCGTCGTCTGCGAGGCCTCAGAGTGGAGGGTTCTTGAGGCCATGAAACAATGGGAAACGTTGCTTGGTCTGCCTGTCGATGTAAGGCCAGACGCTCGCTTTCTGTGTTCCAAAACTGAGTTTCAAGGCTGGGCACAGGGACGCAAAACTTTGACTATGGAGTATTTTTATCGCGACATGCGGCGCCGCACCGGACTATTGATGAACGGCAATGAGCCGGAGGGGGGACGCTGGAACTTCGATGCCGAGAACCGCAGGCCAGCGCAGCCTGACCTTTTCCAACCTAAGCATCGTCGGTTCAGTCCGGACACTATCACGAGAGAAGTAGTCGAGCTGGTAGAACGAAACTTCCCTGAAAACATGGGTTCCGCCAGCGATTTTGGGTTTGCAGTCACTCGCACGCAAGCCGAAGAGGCGGCTGATGATTTCATTCTTCAATTTCTCCCGAATTTTGGGGAAACCCAAGATGCGATGTTGAGAGACCGACCGTTCCTCAACCATGCACTCCTTTCATTTTACATCAACGTCGGGCTGCTCGATCCCCTGGAAATTTGCCGCGCAGCTGAACGTGCTTACATGGAAGGCCATGCGCCACTCAACAGCGTCGAAGGGTTCATCCGGCAGATTATCGGGTGGCGCGAATACATCCGCGGTATCTACTGGCTCAAAATGCCCGGTTATGAAAACTCCAACGCGTTTAACGCACGTAGGTCGCTACCCGATTTCTTTTGGAGCGGCGACACAGATATGGCATGCGTGTCGTCTGTTATTACTCAAACGATAAATCACGCCTACGCCCACCATATACAGCGCCTAATGGTGGTTGGAAACTTTTCGATGCTGGCGGGTCTCGACCCCCACGCTGTTCATCTTTGGTACCTCTCAGTATATGCGGACGCGTTCGAATGGGTGGAGTTGCCGAACGTCATCGGCATGAGCCAATTCGCGGACGGCGGCTTCATGGCCTCGAAACCCTATGCCGCGAGCGGCGCCTACATTTCCCGGATGTCGGACTACTGCGAAGGATGTCGGTACAACGTCGGGAAGAAGACAGGTACGGACGCCTGCCCCTTCAATGCTCTTTACTGGGACTTCCTCGATCGAAACGCTGAAACGCTTTCTAACAATCATCGCCTCGGCCAGGCATACTCTTCGTGGAACCGAATGTCTGGCGACAAACAGGAGCCCTACCGCCAAAGTGCTCGGTCATTTCTTGCAGACCTTGATGCAGGTAAACGCGTGTGA
- the selA gene encoding L-seryl-tRNA(Sec) selenium transferase, with product MPDFRVLPSVDQMLTSPEGLALAEEHGRLAVVTAVRARLEIAREKIRAGEDGRALAADLPRRVAEELAIAARSALRPLINLTGTVLHTNLGRAILAEEAVRAASAAMANPLALEFDLGGGGRGQRDDHLRGLLCELTGAEDATSVNNNAAAVLIALNTLADGREAIVSRGELIEIGGAFRMPDIMARAGAKLVEVGTTNRTHPRDYEGAIRPETGVFLKVHTSNYRIEGFTAEVPAPRLAEIARKAGVPLLNDLGSGSLVDLSSFGLRREPTVAEAVAEGADLVTFSGDKLLGGPQAGLIVGRRDLIAAINRNPLKRAVRLDKIRVAALEATLKLYRDPDRLKERLPTLRFLSRPEADITAQAARLAPAIDALLKGHGYSAAPCACQSQVGSGALPVDTIPSAGLRLTGSGGDAPERLSARLRALPLPVIGHIRDGALILDLRCLEVDATLIEALAAL from the coding sequence ATGCCGGATTTTCGCGTGCTTCCCTCGGTCGACCAGATGCTGACCTCGCCAGAGGGACTGGCGCTGGCGGAAGAACATGGCCGCCTTGCCGTCGTCACTGCTGTCCGCGCCCGGCTCGAGATCGCGCGGGAGAAAATCCGCGCGGGGGAGGATGGGAGAGCGCTTGCGGCCGACCTGCCGCGCCGCGTTGCCGAAGAGCTGGCGATCGCTGCCCGCTCCGCCCTTCGGCCACTCATCAACCTCACGGGCACGGTGCTGCACACCAATCTCGGCCGCGCCATTCTTGCCGAGGAAGCCGTGCGCGCTGCGAGCGCCGCGATGGCCAACCCGCTGGCGCTGGAGTTCGATCTTGGCGGCGGCGGGCGCGGCCAGCGCGACGACCATCTGCGCGGCCTGCTCTGCGAACTGACCGGCGCCGAGGACGCCACCAGCGTCAACAACAATGCCGCCGCCGTACTGATCGCGCTCAATACGCTCGCCGACGGCCGCGAGGCGATCGTCTCGCGCGGCGAACTGATCGAGATCGGCGGCGCCTTCCGCATGCCCGACATCATGGCCCGCGCCGGCGCGAAACTGGTGGAGGTTGGCACCACCAATCGCACCCACCCACGCGATTATGAAGGCGCGATCCGCCCGGAAACCGGCGTCTTTCTCAAGGTCCACACGTCCAACTACCGGATCGAGGGTTTTACCGCCGAGGTGCCGGCGCCAAGACTGGCCGAGATTGCCCGCAAGGCCGGTGTGCCGCTCTTGAACGACCTCGGGTCGGGATCGCTCGTCGATCTCTCCTCCTTCGGATTGCGGCGCGAGCCGACGGTGGCGGAAGCGGTCGCCGAAGGCGCGGATCTCGTGACGTTTTCGGGCGACAAGCTGCTCGGCGGGCCGCAGGCGGGCCTCATTGTCGGCCGGCGCGATCTGATTGCCGCGATCAATCGCAATCCGCTGAAACGCGCCGTTCGTCTCGACAAGATCCGCGTTGCCGCGCTGGAGGCGACGCTGAAGCTCTATCGTGATCCCGACCGGCTGAAGGAGCGACTGCCGACGCTGCGCTTCCTCTCCCGGCCGGAAGCCGACATTACGGCACAGGCGGCTCGTCTCGCTCCGGCCATCGATGCGCTGCTCAAGGGACACGGCTATTCGGCGGCGCCCTGCGCCTGCCAGAGCCAGGTCGGCTCCGGCGCCTTGCCGGTCGATACGATCCCGAGCGCCGGGCTGCGGTTAACAGGCAGCGGCGGCGACGCGCCGGAACGGCTGTCCGCACGGCTTCGCGCGCTCCCCCTGCCCGTAATCGGCCATATCCGCGACGGCGCCCTGATCCTCGACCTGCGGTGCCTCGAGGTGGATGCGACGCTCATCGAGGCCCTGGCGGCGCTATGA
- a CDS encoding DUF2256 domain-containing protein has product MIKKSDFPKKFCPACGLVFQWRRKWAKDWNGVRFCSERCRKSKRGSRLDLSDAQVGADSALGHEETAASKRSEDTFVSAPEGRPSKFTSPD; this is encoded by the coding sequence ATGATCAAAAAGTCGGATTTTCCCAAGAAGTTCTGCCCAGCCTGTGGGCTAGTCTTTCAGTGGCGTCGAAAGTGGGCGAAGGACTGGAACGGGGTCAGATTTTGCTCGGAACGTTGCCGCAAATCGAAACGTGGCTCCCGCCTCGATTTGTCAGACGCGCAAGTCGGAGCCGATTCGGCTTTGGGTCATGAGGAAACCGCGGCTTCGAAGAGAAGCGAAGACACCTTCGTTTCCGCGCCGGAAGGAAGGCCGTCAAAGTTTACTTCGCCCGATTAA
- the fdhE gene encoding formate dehydrogenase accessory protein FdhE — MAEDIQPDPSLIGGVPTPPLAFLPEPVKLFQTRARRFAFLAESNALAPYLTFLAALSKLQARLAVTLPPVTAPTSARVTEAVRAEMPPIDRLALVDDPGLSATLDALLEGAAEISMPDAARLALDAVRAAEDGDRRWLLTNMLSDQVPDDSAAPHLFVAAAVQVHMARLAATLDAEALVPVGLGVCPVCGGRPATSSVVGTQGAENVRYAACACCATQWNEVRVKCLCCGSTKGISYRSVETSEATVKAETCRECHSWVKIFYQVKNPSLEPIADDVGSLGLDILMKETDFRRGGFNPYLAGY, encoded by the coding sequence ATGGCTGAAGACATACAACCCGATCCCTCCCTCATCGGTGGGGTGCCGACACCGCCGCTGGCCTTCCTGCCCGAGCCTGTCAAACTGTTCCAGACACGCGCGCGCCGCTTCGCGTTCCTCGCTGAAAGCAACGCGCTTGCGCCCTACCTCACCTTCCTTGCGGCGCTCTCCAAACTCCAGGCTCGCTTGGCAGTAACCCTTCCGCCCGTGACGGCGCCGACATCGGCGCGCGTCACCGAGGCGGTGCGCGCTGAAATGCCGCCGATCGACCGGCTGGCGCTTGTGGATGACCCCGGCCTTTCGGCGACGCTCGATGCGCTTCTCGAAGGTGCTGCCGAGATTTCCATGCCCGACGCCGCGCGCCTGGCGCTCGATGCGGTGCGAGCAGCTGAGGACGGCGACCGACGCTGGTTGCTGACCAACATGCTCTCGGATCAGGTTCCGGACGACAGTGCCGCTCCCCACCTCTTCGTCGCAGCCGCGGTGCAGGTGCACATGGCGCGGCTCGCCGCCACGCTCGATGCGGAAGCGCTCGTCCCCGTCGGCCTCGGCGTCTGCCCCGTCTGCGGCGGCCGGCCGGCGACGTCGTCGGTCGTGGGTACGCAGGGCGCCGAGAACGTGCGCTATGCCGCTTGCGCCTGCTGCGCCACGCAATGGAACGAGGTGCGGGTGAAGTGCCTCTGTTGCGGCTCGACCAAGGGCATCAGCTATCGTTCGGTCGAGACCTCGGAGGCGACGGTGAAGGCCGAGACCTGCCGGGAATGCCATTCCTGGGTCAAGATCTTCTACCAGGTGAAAAACCCGAGCCTGGAGCCGATCGCCGACGACGTCGGCAGCCTCGGCCTCGATATCCTGATGAAGGAGACCGATTTTCGCCGCGGTGGCTTCAACCCCTACCTCGCGGGGTATTGA
- the folE gene encoding GTP cyclohydrolase I FolE, which produces MDAIVTDSDVLFPSYRPTQAEAESAVRTLIRWAGDDPSREGLLDTPKRVAKAYRELFAGYDATPEDILATTFSDVAGYSDMVIVKDIEFHSHCEHHMVPFHGVAHIAYIPESGVLGLSKMARLVDLYARRLQTQETMTAQIAAALEESLRPKGVAVMLEAEHMCMAMRGIQKHGAKTITTTFIGKFERSARDQARFIHFVRG; this is translated from the coding sequence ATGGACGCGATTGTTACCGACAGCGATGTTTTGTTCCCATCGTATCGTCCGACCCAGGCGGAAGCGGAGTCAGCCGTACGCACCTTGATCCGTTGGGCCGGTGATGATCCGTCTCGCGAAGGCCTCCTCGATACACCCAAGCGGGTGGCGAAAGCATATCGTGAGCTGTTTGCGGGATACGATGCGACGCCGGAAGACATCTTGGCGACGACATTTTCTGACGTCGCCGGCTATAGCGATATGGTCATCGTTAAAGATATCGAGTTCCATTCGCATTGCGAGCACCACATGGTGCCTTTCCATGGCGTTGCCCACATCGCCTACATCCCCGAAAGCGGGGTTCTCGGTCTTTCCAAGATGGCCCGACTGGTCGACCTTTACGCGCGCCGGCTGCAGACGCAGGAAACGATGACAGCCCAGATCGCCGCTGCTCTCGAGGAAAGTTTGAGGCCGAAAGGTGTTGCGGTGATGCTTGAAGCCGAGCACATGTGCATGGCAATGCGCGGCATTCAGAAACATGGTGCCAAGACAATAACGACGACGTTCATTGGAAAGTTCGAACGATCGGCCAGAGATCAGGCAAGATTCATTCATTTCGTGCGCGGTTAG
- a CDS encoding DUF1515 family protein, with protein sequence MASTEIDAVHRQLGELVAGMRGLQESIRRLEEGSVRAEDKAATSRAAVHQRMDQLVDRLGHVEASVSTIGEDVSEMKPVTDDMKRWKLMGIGALGVTGIAAMALGVSFAEAIGRILFIVVGKARVLYQPCYTQGPSFLKPATEALPLIRWASGSSAQQERLPMRNVPCGVVRQPI encoded by the coding sequence ATGGCATCAACGGAAATTGATGCGGTTCACCGCCAGCTTGGGGAACTGGTGGCCGGCATGCGGGGCCTGCAGGAATCGATCCGCCGCTTGGAGGAGGGCTCGGTGCGAGCCGAGGATAAGGCGGCGACCAGTCGCGCTGCCGTTCACCAGCGCATGGATCAGCTTGTCGATCGTCTCGGGCACGTCGAGGCATCGGTTTCTACGATCGGCGAGGACGTCTCGGAGATGAAGCCAGTTACCGACGACATGAAGCGGTGGAAGCTTATGGGGATTGGTGCGCTCGGCGTCACCGGCATCGCGGCCATGGCTCTTGGCGTCAGTTTTGCCGAGGCGATTGGGCGGATCTTGTTCATAGTCGTTGGGAAAGCGCGCGTGCTATACCAACCGTGCTACACCCAAGGGCCTTCATTCTTAAAACCAGCGACGGAAGCCCTGCCTTTGATCCGTTGGGCGAGTGGATCTTCGGCTCAGCAAGAACGGTTGCCCATGCGGAATGTTCCCTGTGGGGTGGTGCGACAACCAATCTAA
- a CDS encoding formate dehydrogenase subunit gamma, giving the protein MADKRIYSAPGDRIETKHPVTVNRYRGYTRLNHWVTAACMIVLLISGLSFFHPSLFFLTGLFGGGQATRWLHPIVGLVLVASFLLLFAQMWKLNLPRREDVEWSRKFGDLLQGNEESLPELGKYNAGQKMVFWGMSGLIVVLVTTGIMIWEQYFPDLVSIPVRRIAVAVHALAALFTILIFIVHVYAAIWTRGTIRAMTRGTVTGGWAFRHHRKWLRELAGRQGSDPSK; this is encoded by the coding sequence ATGGCTGACAAACGCATCTATTCGGCCCCCGGCGACCGGATCGAGACGAAGCACCCGGTCACCGTCAATCGCTATCGCGGCTATACCCGTCTCAACCATTGGGTCACCGCCGCCTGCATGATCGTGCTTCTGATCTCCGGCCTTTCCTTCTTTCATCCGTCGCTGTTTTTCCTAACCGGCCTTTTCGGTGGCGGGCAGGCGACGCGGTGGCTGCATCCGATCGTCGGACTTGTCCTCGTCGCAAGCTTCCTCCTCCTGTTTGCGCAGATGTGGAAGCTCAATCTGCCGCGGCGCGAGGATGTGGAATGGAGCCGCAAGTTCGGCGACCTTCTCCAGGGCAACGAAGAAAGCCTGCCCGAACTCGGCAAGTACAATGCCGGCCAGAAGATGGTTTTCTGGGGCATGTCCGGCCTGATCGTCGTGCTTGTGACGACCGGGATCATGATCTGGGAGCAGTACTTCCCCGACCTCGTTTCCATCCCCGTTCGCCGTATCGCCGTCGCGGTGCATGCGCTGGCGGCGCTTTTCACGATCCTGATCTTCATCGTCCATGTCTATGCGGCGATCTGGACGCGCGGCACGATACGGGCGATGACCCGCGGCACCGTCACCGGCGGCTGGGCCTTTCGCCATCATCGCAAATGGCTGCGCGAACTGGCTGGACGTCAGGGCTCCGACCCGTCAAAGTGA
- a CDS encoding cold-shock protein, with product MNIGTVKFFNSAKGFGFIAPDDGGTDVFVHASAVERSGMRELVEGQKVNFEIVQDSRSGKSAAGNLSAA from the coding sequence ATGAATATTGGAACCGTGAAGTTCTTCAACAGCGCCAAAGGCTTTGGATTTATTGCCCCTGACGACGGCGGAACGGACGTTTTTGTTCACGCATCCGCCGTTGAACGCTCTGGTATGAGGGAGCTCGTTGAGGGGCAAAAGGTCAACTTCGAAATCGTGCAGGATTCCAGATCCGGCAAGAGCGCGGCAGGCAACCTTTCGGCTGCATAA
- the fdxH gene encoding formate dehydrogenase subunit beta: MSERAPEPVTAAANPPLQPLASNLLPSDVIKASATSDVPTPERQLTPVAKLIDVSKCIGCKACQSACIEWNDTHPDLEENVGVYENPHDLTADMFTLMRFTEYENPVTNEFEWLIRKDGCMHCADPGCLKACPAPGAIVQYSNGIVDFISDNCIGCGYCIAGCPFNIPRISKTAHVSKKCTLCSDRVAVGQGPACAKACPTKAITFGTKDDMVTLANERVEDLKSRGYDHAGLYDPQGVGGTHVMYVLHHADQPSLYSGLPEDPQISPVVLGWKGPAKTVGLAVAGLAAAGAVLHGIFARPNEVTAHEEGEAEELVEDRNRPQGGREA, translated from the coding sequence ATGAGCGAACGCGCACCGGAACCGGTAACGGCCGCCGCCAACCCGCCGCTGCAGCCGCTGGCGTCGAACCTTTTGCCGAGCGACGTCATCAAGGCCTCGGCAACCAGCGACGTGCCGACGCCCGAAAGACAGCTGACCCCGGTCGCCAAGCTGATCGACGTTTCGAAATGCATCGGCTGCAAGGCCTGCCAGTCCGCCTGCATCGAATGGAACGACACCCATCCGGACCTGGAGGAAAATGTCGGCGTCTACGAGAACCCGCACGACCTGACGGCGGATATGTTCACGCTGATGCGGTTCACCGAATACGAGAACCCGGTTACCAACGAGTTCGAATGGCTGATCCGCAAGGACGGCTGCATGCACTGCGCCGATCCCGGCTGTCTCAAGGCCTGCCCGGCGCCCGGCGCAATCGTGCAATATTCCAACGGCATCGTCGATTTCATCTCCGACAACTGCATCGGCTGCGGCTATTGCATCGCCGGCTGTCCCTTCAACATTCCGCGCATCTCCAAGACCGCGCATGTATCGAAGAAATGCACCCTCTGCTCGGACCGCGTCGCGGTCGGCCAGGGACCGGCCTGCGCCAAGGCCTGTCCGACCAAGGCGATCACCTTCGGGACGAAGGACGACATGGTCACGCTTGCCAACGAGCGCGTAGAGGACCTGAAGTCACGCGGCTACGACCACGCAGGCCTCTACGATCCGCAAGGCGTCGGCGGCACGCATGTGATGTATGTGCTGCACCATGCCGATCAGCCGTCGCTCTATTCCGGGCTGCCGGAGGATCCGCAGATTTCGCCGGTGGTGCTCGGCTGGAAGGGTCCGGCGAAGACCGTCGGCCTCGCCGTTGCCGGGCTTGCCGCCGCCGGTGCCGTGCTGCACGGCATCTTCGCCCGTCCGAACGAGGTGACCGCCCACGAGGAAGGCGAGGCCGAAGAACTCGTCGAGGACCGCAACCGCCCGCAAGGCGGCAGGGAGGCGTGA